The region TTAAGTGCGTTAATTAGCCCATAAAAGCAATTAACCTCAGATCCTGAACAATGTGTGCCTCAATTCCTCTGAAGAATTAAGGACTTAAAGAAGAATGGAGGACATTCTTAGTAGTGGCAAGATTTGTCATCATCGGTGTTGCATTGCTTCAAGGAGAACATGGCCGCCGAGCCAAATGCGGCCGCTTAGCATTCAATTTTGACCACAGACCTCCTCTGATCACCTGTAAACTCACTTTCTCATGACAGCCCtccaaaatatgtcaaaaatcttAAGAATAAACCCAAAACTCAAACCATCTTCTTTTAATTGTAGATCAAAGTTCTACAGTTCGTGTGATCTTTAATAATTAGAATAATTTCATCCCTGCATGCTCATCTTTACCTCTCTGATGATGTTTCTCATCTCTAACATGCACGGTCACGCTCCACAAGACCTTCAGTAATGAACTTCAGCAAAAGAGATGTAAGCACGGCGACCTGGCCCTTTGACCCTTTTCTCACACTGTGACGATTCATCTCTGCATCCAAAGAACATTCATTAGAGATTTTTAAGTGGCTTTCGGCTTTCTGGGTCACTTTCAAATGTTGCCTTGAGGAATATATAAGACCTGTGAACGGCAGACGCAAAGACGGAGACCACAGCAATCACCTCTGAGCGCTTGTGAGCAGAACGTGAAGAAACAGGTGAACAAATTTGATCTCAGAACATTTGTGTAGCCGAgtccattttctgtatttaacagcCTTTATTCTCAGCAGAAATGTCTGGAGCTGCCGTGTCCGTGGGCCTGCTTTTCCTCCTGTCCGTTTGTTCGGCGTGTTACATCTCCAACTGCCCCATCGGTGGAAAGAGGTCCATCATGGATGCTCCTCTCCGAAAGGTTTGTTGcttcaattttaatttttaagctaCAAACTCAAAGTAAAATGCTTTTGCCTTATCAAATTGAAATGTGTCGCCTATCAGAGctgaatgacaaaaaatatagataACTATGACAACTTTCAGAACAGATCttcttgcattttctttctcttcagaACTGTGAGAACGTTTTGGATTCCAGATAAATTTCAGAAATAGAATTGAAAATCTAGGAtggaaatatatataataaaatttatatatatttattatatataaataaaatcaagactGACTTGATTTATTCCTGTATACAAATtggacttttttgtttagtaatGTGCCTTAAGATGGCATGTGTTGCAAATTGGCACTATAGAAACAAACTGCATCAAACTGAATGAGCATGGTAAAAgataaacactgcaaaaacacaaaatcgtaCCAAGTTTACAAGTTGACTAACTTGCAAAACAAGTTAATTAATTTGCAAAAACTGTTGcatttggtctagtttcttatttcaagtgcactaactGACTtaaagctcctatatcttgcataaaagttaattttaagttagttttgtcttattttaagagcactaagatatttgcactagaaactagacaaaaaatacttaagattctttttctttccctccatAGTGTATGTCTTGTGGCCCCGGAGACCGGGGCCGCTGCTACGGCCCCAGCATCTGCTGCGGGGAGGGCATCGGCTGCCTCATGGGTTCCCCCGAGTCGGCACACTGCGTGGAGGAGAACTACCTGCTCACCCCCTGTCAGGCTGGAGGGAGAGCCTGTGGCTCAGAGGGAGGACGCTGCGCCGCTGCAGGACTTTGCTGCGATGCAGGTCAGTGAATCTGGAAACAGTCACTGATTCAAGACAAAAAGTTGTCGTAATGGACTGGTGCATTTTCCTGAGGCATGAAGAAAATGTAACGTTCTTGCTTTTCAAATAGCAGGTGAAGAAAATGCACCAGTCCATTATGGCAACACAGACAATCATACACACCCATTCATAAAATGTCTGGACAAAGAAATTACACAATATATTAAGATAactgtttaaaatatgaaaatatgttttataaaatacagtatgtttATTACTACATCATCTTAAGCTCCATTTGTTCTACATCATACTTTATTTTCTGAGACATCATAAAGCACTGTTAGTCATTTAACTTGGGATTTTGGTTCCCTCCTTTACTGTTGCATCTTCATGTCACATACTAGTGAACTCATTTGCAAAAACTGTTGCTTTGGCTACAAAAACCTAAAAGTCGCAAACTAAATGGACCGGTATTGGTTAAAACCCAGTGATGCGCCATGTCAACTTTATTTCCAGatgattaaaaactattttaatccaagataattaaaaatcacTTCAGAATTTTAGTCCTGGTTTAGTCGACAAACGTCTCAAGCTGGATAAGGACAACAATGGTAAAGGACAGGCCCAtgttggccagtaggtggcagcgtgtatggaagaaacaaaaactaccTTTGAAACAATCCTGGGTGAAACAAGGCccatttttaaacattcatatcattttattacaacatcagcatttttatttgatttgctCACAATAGAGAGGGCTTCtcaaattattgtaattatCTGCCAAAGCTTTTAAATtcttaaacaatttaaatagaAGTGTGAGAAAAGTGCATCCACtctattttaaagaaactaaaGTGTGAGgtgaaaataaagtgaaatttctaatttaagaaacaaaaaacagattctAAATAGTCATTGTAGAACTTTctataaatatctaaataacAGTTTACATGACAGTCTTTAGATAAACACAGAGAATTTTTAGATGTAATGAAGTTAAAGTACCATAAAGATCTATGCACACAAACATAGATCTTTGTGTGCATAGAAGACGAACATACTTCCTTTCTTTGATTTTGAGTGTTTCACTTCTCATctgaaagatttcttttttagttCTGACAGAAGGATGTATACTTAATCTAAATATGGCTCATTACTGGTGCCGATGCATCAGTAGCagcttttttcatttcagtttgaatgcttcagttcagttcagtttttctttaatggCTGAATTGATGTTAAAATCCTCTTTAAAAACCAACCATTGCTTTAAATTTGTTATCTTAATGTAAACATTAAGATACCATTAAGTCACAGGGTTACATTTACAAGAAAAcaacattgttaaaataaataaacttgcaaAAAGGGCATTTAACCAGTTAATAGACGACATGGGATAAAAGCAGAAGACACTTGCAGAACAATATAAGCAGGAACAAACATGTTGATTCTTTCTCTTTAGATCATTCTGATCCACTTGTAGCTCTAAGTGGTGGGGGAATTACAGGAAAATGccttttttctgcttgtttaaGTGCAGTCTCAGTGAAATACCACAGCATTAACGcctccatctttctttttttccaccacaGAAAGCTGCACTGCAGATCAGGCATGCCTCCCTGAGGACGACGGAGATGACCAAAGCAGCCAGTTCGAAGGCGGTGACCCCACCGACATCATCCTCAGGCTCTTGCATCTGGCCCGCCACACTTCTCACCGAACCCACCAATGAGCGCCTCTGCTACCCAAAGGTCTCTCTGCAAGGACAATGGGACTTGTAGTTCCTGCTGtatagctgtgtttccatgtCTGTCACCACATTTTGTGCTTCAGTAGAGTGCCTTTGTCAATATATTTTTGAGTATGAAAACAGGGATGAATACAGAGAGGTCATCCAGAGTTCTGCATGCTGAAATAAAGTTTGGAGAAAGTATAACatgcctgttttttttccttctctgcaCAAGGTGAAGAAAGAGTCAGCATTAGCCTTATCAGGTTTAGTGTTCGATCATATCCCACTATCATCAGAGCTGCCCTTATCTTTCAGATCCTCACATGAGGTTGTGTCAAATATCAATGTTGCAACCTTTAGGGTGATCATCTGGTCACCTTTGAGACAGTTTTTCACAGCTTAATGACTGAACTGTGCTCAGTTCAAGAGGTAATGACAAAGAAAAGTGTTTCAGTCggaggaaaacattttgaaagacaGGCTGCAGGCGAGCGATGTTCCACTGAGCAGAATAAATGGTTATATTAGTCTGCTTTGTGAAAACTCTCATCATCAAAAATCTTATTGTGAAAAGTGACTTCATCTGATCAAAGTACATTTGAAATCAAATATGGATCATAGTTCACACTGTGGATTTGTGCACCTCGATGGGTTTATACCAGGtgctaaagaagaaaaaatatataaatttattacCATACATGTGCATCTCATTAAAGTGAAATTTAACTTCAAAGATGATTTACTTTAGTACTTGATTTCAAAAGGTGAGAAAAATTATTAGATCAACTTCCCAAAGATTGATATGTGTTAaggttttaaatctgttttattgattATGGCTAATGCtgatgaaaactcaaaactcagtttcttggaaaaatttaaacttaagtataattttttaaaaactgaatacaaAGATGCCAgcatattgaaaaaataaactttccttGAACAGTGCTACAAATGAACTCATTACCTGGTTGGGATTCCTCTtacatgaattactgcatcaatgcacCGTGGCATAGAGGCGGTCAGCCTCTTGGCACTTCCAATCTGTAAGGGAAGTTCAGATTGCTTTGATAGCTGCCTTCAGGTCATCTTCATTGTCCGATTTTTTGTCTCTCATCTTTTATATCAGGTTATTTTGCTGGCTAATCAAACACAGTGGTCATTAATCCAGGTATTAATACCTTTTGCATTGTGGTGCCAAGTCCTGTTGGAAAATGAGATCAGCATCTTTGAACAGCTTGCTGGCAAAACGATGAGCTCCGAAGATTCCTGGTTGACAGTTGCTCTGACTTTGGACATGCAGATCAACACCAGCGGATGACATGGCACCCCAATTCATCACTAACAGAGAACTTCACAATGGATCTAATGCAACATGATACCTGTGCTCTCTACTCTTCCTCTATACCAGGACCTTGGTTTGCCAAGTTAAATGCAGCACTTATGTTCATAAGAGCAACAGTACAGTATCTATAGTCCAGGTAAGGGCTCAGGGTTCAGGAGTTGATAAACTTTGACTCATattctgtatatatttttctgtggtGACTCTTGAATAAAGTTTGCTTCACTCAATCCCTGTTGTTATCACTGTTGCTGTGgcactttgttttttgccacatttttttctggtactcaactttccattactACATATAGCATGCAGCACTCCATCAACAGCCAAGGTTTTAGCAGCAATCTTTTATAGCTTCCCCTACTTATGGTGGGGCTCAGTGTCTGTCTGCTGGACAACAGTCAAGCCAAAGGTCATTCCCATGTTTGTCATGCTCAAAAAATTATGTCAACATTTGTTTGTGGTCTTTTAAATGTgtctttcttttgctttttctcacCCTCCCTGTTTTCTAATGTTTATTCTTAGTTAAGTTGCTTTGAGTCTGTTTATCTCCTCCAAGAGTTTTATCTGCTGTGGTCGTTGTGACCTTGCATGAGGTGGCTTGACTCCGCCTAATTGGAATCACCTGTTGTTAATCATTGATCTCCTGCAGTCTGAGAGTATAAAAGAGGCAGGATCCTCATTTTTCCTCTACCTTCACTGTCTGCCATCATGTCTTTCAGTGGGAAATACCAGCTGGAGTCTCATGAGAACTTTGAGGCGTTTATGAAGGTTGTTGGTGAGTTGCTGCTTTAACAGATTTGTGATCAAACTGTGTGAACGATTGGCATGGTTTTAATCTGATGTATTCTAGGTATTCCTGATGAACTCATCCAGAAAGGTAAAGATCTTAAGAGCATCTCTGAGATTGAAGAGACTGGTGATGACTTCAAGGTGACAGTCACTACTGGCTCAAATGTCATTACCAACTCCTTCACCATTGGAAAAGAGACAGAGCTGCAAACCCTAActggagagaaggtcaaagtaAGTTAAACTCGCCTGTTAAAACTAATTCAAATGGGATGTTAAAACCTGACTGGGTTAAACGTTTCAGCATTAAATCTTTAACTTCTATCTTGAAGGGAGTGGTGGTTCGTGACGGCAACAAGCTGAAGGTTTCTCTTAAAGGAATCGAGTCGGTCACAGAACTGACTGATGCCAACACTATTGTAAATGTAAGTTCTTCAAACTATGAGCTCTGGTTGCCTCTTGGACAAACTTGTAAaccttgtctttttcttttcagacgATGTCTGTTGGTGGCATTGTTTACAAGAGGATAAGCAAACGCATGTAAATGTTTACACTTTGTATAATAAACATGAAAGCAGCAAATATGTCTCTTTATTGAACTTCATCAAAGTTTGTGGTGATGCAAAACTTTCCTTCAGGTAGTGCATGGATCCTAATATGCAAGACTTCAGTCTGTCTTGGGCTTAGCTAAAGGACACATGAGCAAATTTTCACAGACTCTTTGATGCCACAGcatcaaacttttgcctgaatCCATCTGGCTTGCATTAAAGTTAAAGACCTTAAATTTGCCACTAATGGGCTTGTGCAGACCATGTAGTGAAATCATGAACTCCATTGTGCTAGACTGGCTCTGAAGCACAAAGGGAGAGAACTGTTCAATTAACTCTAATGTTTGCAAGTTCCCTACTCTCTAAAAGCTCAACTGAACTATGTTTTAAAGGGAAAAGGAAGCCATGCATAGATTAATATGGATGATGTGGTGGGTTTAGATtatggaaatatttgcacttgtGTAGCAGATCTGGATTTGAGGTCAATTTCTGGTAACTTGGATCTACccaaaataccagtggaaatCCCCTTAAAGTTGGTCAGACTTGCTTGCTGTAAAGCAATTTTCTATTGCTGGGGAAACTTGAcatgccatttttttaaaaaagtgtgaaatttaAAGTGAGTACTGAGATCACACTGTCTTTTTAGGTTTCGAAAAGGTCATGGGTGGCAAGAAGTTTGCTTCTGAGCACACTTGATTTCTAGGAAAAAGATGTTCATATTTTCCAAGTTAAATTTAATCTGATCctacaaattaaaatcagttaaaagtCTGTCACTGACTCCACCTTGTTCTCAATGTATTAACCTCAGTGGGGGGATtcaaaagttaaactttttccAAATGTGTAGGTTCAAAATCagcttaatttttaattaaaaactaaaaaattgaTGGTGCTTATGACTGacaaaaaatcaacaaatgccCACCACACTAATCTGCCAGTGGTATGAACAACTTTTTCTCATCTCTCTTGTAAATTGATTTAGAGCAAACTTTCTTTGTGGGTTGAAGCAATTTCTATTCTATAAGCCTGTCTGTAAACTGAGTTTAAGAcctgagaaaaaaatgatttagtcACTGATTCAACACATTTATTGAAAAGTAACTACAAAATGTGAGCAATGCAGAAATTGGTCATGTGACTGAAATGCATCGGACACCCAGGAAGCTGtttacagtaaacaaaaacGATTGCTCTCTCCATTTTAAAGTCCCATGTTTGAGCTACTTCCTCCGGTGGAAGAGATTCTTGATCCCCTCCTCAACAGACTTGGGTTCGTGCAGCATGGTCATGGGTTTGTTTTTCAGGGCCGCTTCTCTCATGCTGTGATAAACATACTCGTTCTGCTTGAACATCCTCAGCTCCATCTCTGTCTGCATGCGCATCGCCTGTGGGGGCAGCAGAGTTATCAGAGGATAACCACTGGTATATCTGCACTAGTAATGTAACACTGATTTATGTAGCCTATAAAGAAATTAGATCGACTGgaagacaaacattttccagctgGAGCCAGGCCACTAGGGGGCAGTAGAAACGAAGTACTATTCATGTTTACCAGACATTTGCAACCAGAGCTGCTTATAAATTTTCTGGATATGATGGAATAAACATTTGgattacatttttcaacaaATCTTTAGCTGTGCCTCTCAGCTGTTTGGCACCTGATTCactatattttacatatatatatacatatatatatataaagctcataaaaatgataaaaacaaacccCATTATAAAAAGCTAATATGGTTTCTTTTTGGTAAATATTGTTATAAAGCCATGTACCTCAAGGTCTTTGGTAATGGGGTGTGTTGGGCCGTGGGTGACCATAAGGATGGCGTAGGCCTTGCAGACCAACCCGTGTCCGACCTCGATGAGTCCGGCCTGCCAGTGAGTCACTCCGGCACGCATGGCAGCCATACCGAGGGCAGCATTGTTTGGGTGGTACAGTTTTCTGCCAAGATGGGAAATGTAGGGCACAGCAGAGAGATTTTCAGCTGGGAAACTTGCAGTTGAGGAAGAATTTTGCAGTGGAAATGAGGTGCAAAATGCAGAATGCAACATTTTAGCAGAGAGCAACACATCACAatgtgtgacaaaaacaaatgtgcagacctgtagaaaatcacaaaagtaaaaacagcaaaagcatGAAAAGTAAACTGAgagtaaaattaaaactacaaaaccCCAACAAATTCACAGAGAATATTAAACTACAAAAACTGCTGGTAGTGACTGATACCTGGTCTATTAGACAGTTTAAATCCATATTACCATTTTTACTCAAGTTTAAACCCAACATATGTCAAATTTTGGATTTAAAGCCCTTTAATATCTGGAATCTACCTGTGTGTCACCACTAATCTATAAAACAGCAGGACTTTCACCTTTAAATGAATCTGTTAGCTTTACATTTAAAGGCCACACAGAACTACCACTGATTCTTTtccctaaaaaagaaaaggaactTTCTCTTTAATGATCTAAtctaagacaaataaaacatttattttgaaggctGTGTGTGGGctgtagttttaaattttaGGTTAATGTCCTCAGCTGCTTGGTGCTGACTCGATGCATGGTGAGTTTctggttaccatggtgattCTGACCTTTTCTAGTCAGCTGTTGTGAGTTATACCTTCTATAATAAGCCTCATACTTACAAGGAACTAAGACTTGATGAAAGTTGtgctgtttgtaaaataaacctGCTATCAGATAAACCTGATAGCAGGTTTTAAAACCCTAAGCAGGAGCCATGCAACAAGTGAAGTTAAAATTCCTGTTTGCACTCACATGTATCCCTCTACCATCTTGTGAGCGTAATCCGCCGCTTCCTCAAAATACTGCAGGTAAGCTTGCACCTCACTCATTGTGCTCCACATCCTCAGCTGGTAGATGTGAGTTTCAGCCAAGACAGGCTCTGTCTTCTCAATGCACTGCCTGCATATTTTCACCACCTAGaggcaaaaaaagacaaaggttCATTTCCTTAGTTTAAATAACAAGCATAAGATCTATTtaacctgtttttgtttaatatacCTCGTGGTAGTCGCCATTTAATCGAGCCTTGTCCATCTTTTGCATCATATCAAAGCAATAATCTGTCGCCTCCTTCACCTGTTCATCTGTAGGCTGAAAGTTTGgagaaaataatcttataaCTAACCGACACAAGTAGAGAAACAGCAGTGAAGAGGcctaaaaatgcaacatttaagcACAAATAGTAGAGAATGGGTTATTTTGTTCAGAGATAACACATGTAGGCCATGACTAGGTCCATAAAAGTTAAAGCCTGATTACTTGTTATCTATAAAAGACCTTTGTCCAACTGCAAGAAGTCTGTCCAAGACATTGATTAAGTCACATTGTGTTCAGTTTCTTAAGATAAACAGACTTAGAAAAAGTTTTCTCCTCATAGATAAAGACTTTCTAAATAACAATGACCTCACTCACCCAGCTGAATGTAGTATGACCTAGTAGTGAATTGAGCAGCTTAAGATAATGTCAGGCTGCTCTGATATTTATTTGGTATTAGTAGCTGACTTTACATTATTGCTATATGCCACTGAAGTAAAGATACAGTCATAAAGTCTTTGCACAAGTCTAGTTAAAATCTGGGAGTGTGTGTAAATGGCAATTCTACTTGTGAATTATCTTTTCTTAAAATAGTCAGTGTAGTCCTGCTTCTCATATTTCCCGCCTGCCTTATCACCCCTGTCAGTGCTAAATGAGGCGCTAGCATTTTGTCTGTTTGCCACccccacactcacacacacacacacaaaccttgACTCCTTCCACTTCCCGTCCCCCCATCTTTATGTCATCGTGGGTTTTGTTGCTGCAGTGTTCACATGTGCAGTCAAAGAAGTACTGTGTTTTCAGGAGCCTCTGTCTCTCTTCTGACACATTCAAGTAGTCCACATAAGCGACTGTCAGCTCCTCTCCTTCTGCAATCTTGCCCAAGGAGCGCAACTCAATCCTGAAGAGTGGAAACAAAAGTAAAGGCATGTCTGCATCTTAAAATGCATGCAAAGTGATTTCATGTCATTTTCAATGATGGGTATGAGGGTGAAAGCCTACATACACCATGATGTGGGTTTCAATCAAGTCTGTCAACTTTAAAGACTAGACAGCATGATAAAAGTATTTGCACACTTTAATTCTCAAAACACTTAATGATCTGGTTGTGTAATGAACAGAATATTTAAAGGTGCAAAGTACAGCCTCTCCTCTTTACCCCCTAAGCAGAATGTATCATATTTGCCatcatattttgtaaaaaataaaataaaataaaataaagctgatcTCAATTCCTAACTCatgaaaacagctgaattttATTCCCTGTTTCtcataaaacaatgtttgttgaagacacatttttaatcttaaacttACACCCTCTGATTCTTgtaacaaaaactattttttaaatctaccaTTTATACTTTTTAACCTGGGTTTGCATGTGATCTTGACTCAGTTTACCCATCCAGTAATTCTGTACCTATATGATGCTGTTTCATCCAAGTCTGCTTTCATTTGGGACCAGTacacagaacattttatttacacactCATGATAAAGTAAACAACATCAAGGGTCCACAGAAAGAAAGTGAAATCTGGCAACTTTGATGCTCCTTAATGTTGTTTTAGTGACTTTGAATTTAGATTCAAACTGTGGATTGTTTGAAGCATCAAATCTTAAATGGGCAGGGGGTTCCCCTGTCTATTCTTGACCCTATCTTATCACTTCTTCATTGACTTAATTTGTGCTTCTGTTAAGAGAAGGTAGTGGTAGTGATTTCTGTCAACTACTgtgcagaaaatatttagctttactACTTATAACCTAAGTGTGTATCCTGTATAGGAGTTGGTtgcctgcaacttttagatcgGTTCCTtatccaacacacctgaataaaatggCTGAATCGTTTTTTCAGTATGCAGTCTAGTTCCTCAGGGTCCTggattatttgactcaggtgtgttgaagcagaaacacgtctaaaagttgcaggacaccagacctcgaggcctggatttgaagaCCCCTGTTTTAAGTGCCTCCTCACACCTGACTCAAATAGATGGGTGTTTGCCAGGCTTTTGCTGCACTTAATTGCATGCTAACGAGGAAAATGCATTCATTTTATTCAGGTTTGCTGGTGCAGGGGAATCACCTGAAACATGAAGGACAGCGGGTCCTCAAGAAGAGGGTTGAAACCCACTGGTCTAAATACCTAACCAAGCCCTTTATtctaaaatttaatattttgatgaATTGTTATTGCACATAATCAGGCAATtctcaaataattttatttaactcctgaacattttattttttatgtatttcactTCTGATACTATATTTCATACTAGTCAGATTATCGCCCTGGTCGGGTCACAGAAAATTACTTTCAGGAATTGGTTGACTCAGCACAAAATGTTGCCAAGGTGGATACAAAATGATTGTTGCGAAATGTCCTGTGGCAGATTGCTCATTCTCATATACCTGTAAAAGttgtgtttggaaaaaaaactataaatgttgGATGTACTTTGCCCTTGTGAGCGCTGAATGAGTCCAGTTCTGTCAACAGCTGCAAAAGCCCCTGTTTATAAAGCTCTAGCTGTCACTGTCCTAACAAGGGAACGTTAGAGCCATTTTTACATTGAATTCAGCTCCTTTAATATATAGCAGATTTATATTGTATTACTCTAAGCAACTCTTTTACAAAGTTGAGGCAATTTAACTAGAGAGTTAGGTAAAATGACTTCTGATACAATGATGCACCACCATGCTAACCTAACGTAGCTCTCTGGTTAGCAAAAACTGAGCCCAATTATTTCAGACAGCACCTTTAAACAAAACTGTATGCACATGAAAACGGTATTAGCTAGGTAATGTTAGAGGTCAGCCAttgatgcaaacaaaacaaccttctgtgttttcatttgacaaaaatcaaatatgaaatgaaaaatctatCACATGTAAAATTGTGTGTTGATCTCACAAGCAGTTAGATAAATGTGAGGATGAAGAAGAGAAGTGGGCAGAGAACAGCTTCTTGTTACACTCAGATGGGTGAGTGAAAGTTAGCACGTACATGTTGATGTTTCTATAAGAAGATGGATTGACAATGAATAAAGTGCACACCACAGAACCAgctaaaaagtttgttttctacAAAGAATCGATTGGGGTTATGTGCAAATATTTATTAGCGTTAAATATTCCTGTAGCTATCAAAAAGATTTAAGGTGAGGTAACGCACCTCCGTTGAGAATGAAATATGGTATTCACAGCCGACTGACTGAAAGACAAGCAGGAAGCAGTTTTACAGCGAATAACACTTGACGAATACATAAACCACACACAGACAAACCTCATAtagcagaaaaacaagaagtgcaaacacaaacctttaacagtgggttttatttttccGTTTTCCATTAAGTTTGAGTCAAGTGCAGCTACAgtgctttgaaaaagtatttatcccCCACCTATTActtctgtttctatttattgtcATGATGAAATGTCTCAGCTCATTCAATATATCCTGAGCAGCtttcaaatgataattttattgGTATTAGCCAAAAAAGCTACATGAGCTCACTTGGTCTTTTGGACTCAATGTAACTATGGGACAATAAATATCCAAATCAGAATGGTCCTGtgtgaagatttattttttctgtcccCCAAGCCGCTCTTTAAATAGTGAATTAACAGCGATATATTGTAGCTTTTGACTCAGTTTCATTGACTATCctttaataaaaagtttctgaCAATGTGAAGCAggctaaaattattttacagtatgCCCTGATCTAACAGGCCAGTGAATCTTATTACTGATTCATTGGCCTCTATGAAAAGAATTATAGAAACATTTCTAAGATTTTGGGACACCAGTGATCCATGAtgagagccattatccacaaatgagaaaaacttATTTACAGTGAAAAAACAGGCAAAACCCCTTCCCTCCGAAAACATCAGATCCCCAAGactttgagaaaatatttatagacTGACTAGATAAATCTTTCAGAAGGTGTGCGTCCCATTaca is a window of Xiphophorus hellerii strain 12219 chromosome 12, Xiphophorus_hellerii-4.1, whole genome shotgun sequence DNA encoding:
- the LOC116729125 gene encoding isotocin-neurophysin IT 1-like; this encodes MSGAAVSVGLLFLLSVCSACYISNCPIGGKRSIMDAPLRKCMSCGPGDRGRCYGPSICCGEGIGCLMGSPESAHCVEENYLLTPCQAGGRACGSEGGRCAAAGLCCDAESCTADQACLPEDDGDDQSSQFEGGDPTDIILRLLHLARHTSHRTHQ
- the LOC116730217 gene encoding fatty acid-binding protein, liver-type encodes the protein MSFSGKYQLESHENFEAFMKVVGIPDELIQKGKDLKSISEIEETGDDFKVTVTTGSNVITNSFTIGKETELQTLTGEKVKGVVVRDGNKLKVSLKGIESVTELTDANTIVNTMSVGGIVYKRISKRM
- the smyd1b gene encoding histone-lysine N-methyltransferase SMYD1b isoform X1, with amino-acid sequence MENVAIFDSPGKGRGLKASKEFWAGDVIFSEASLAAVVFDSHAERICHSCFRRQEKLQRCGQCKFAHYCDRTCQRAGWAEHKQECGAIKAYGKVPNENIRLVSRIMWRIDKEGSLVSDLQLTTLDELEDHLNDMQEDDLKELKVDIHNFLDYWPRTSKQHTIDDISHIFGVINCNGFTVSDQRGLQAVGVGLFPNLCLVNHDCWPNCTVILNHGSQSAVNTIFHSQRRIELRSLGKIAEGEELTVAYVDYLNVSEERQRLLKTQYFFDCTCEHCSNKTHDDIKMGGREVEGVKPTDEQVKEATDYCFDMMQKMDKARLNGDYHEVVKICRQCIEKTEPVLAETHIYQLRMWSTMSEVQAYLQYFEEAADYAHKMVEGYIKLYHPNNAALGMAAMRAGVTHWQAGLIEVGHGLVCKAYAILMVTHGPTHPITKDLEAMRMQTEMELRMFKQNEYVYHSMREAALKNKPMTMLHEPKSVEEGIKNLFHRRK
- the smyd1b gene encoding histone-lysine N-methyltransferase SMYD1b isoform X2, encoding MENVAIFDSPGKGRGLKASKEFWAGDVIFSEASLAAVVFDSHAERICHSCFRRQEKLQRCGQCKFAHYCDRTCQRAGWAEHKQECGAIKAYGKVPNENIRLVSRIMWRIDKEGSLVSDLQLTTLDELEDHLNDMQEDDLKELKVDIHNFLDYWPRTSKQHTIDDISHIFGVINCNGFTVSDQRGLQAVGVGLFPNLCLVNHDCWPNCTVILNHGRIELRSLGKIAEGEELTVAYVDYLNVSEERQRLLKTQYFFDCTCEHCSNKTHDDIKMGGREVEGVKPTDEQVKEATDYCFDMMQKMDKARLNGDYHEVVKICRQCIEKTEPVLAETHIYQLRMWSTMSEVQAYLQYFEEAADYAHKMVEGYIKLYHPNNAALGMAAMRAGVTHWQAGLIEVGHGLVCKAYAILMVTHGPTHPITKDLEAMRMQTEMELRMFKQNEYVYHSMREAALKNKPMTMLHEPKSVEEGIKNLFHRRK